The window CCGGAAGCCGACATTATCGAGATCGGCGGGCAGGATTCCAAACTGGTGCTCAAGCGGAACGGCGTGGTCATCGACTGCCAGATGAACAAGGCCTGCGCGGCAGGCACCGGCAGCTTCATCGACGAACTGGCCGACATGCTGGGGGTCAAGGTCATAAACGGCGACTTCGCCAGGCTGGCCTTCACCGCACCTCACACCATCGACTTGGGCACCAGGTGCGCCGCCTTCATGAGCCAGTCCATCACCTCGGCCCAGCAGGATGGGGTATCGCTCCCGGTCATAACCGCCTCGCTGGCTAACGCTATCGCTAAAAACTACCTGTCCAAGGTAGTGGCGCATCGAAAACTGGGACAACGCATCATCCTGACTGGCGCCGTCTTTTACAATGAAGCGGTGGTCGCCGCGTTCCGGCAACAACTGCCGCGGCATCATCTCATGGTCGCCGAACACCGGGAGGTGAGCGGGGCGATGGGCGCGGCGTTACTGGCCAGGGATACCTCTAAAGGGGATGAAAAATCGGTTTTCAAGGGGTTCCAGGCCCTGGTCGAGAGCGAATGCAAACTCACCGCCTTCCCCTGTTATCATTGCGGCAATACCTGCACCATCACCCAGATGAAGCTGCCTTCAGGCGCCCTGAGCTTTTACGGCAGCCGATGCGACCGCTACGACGCCCAAACCGGGCAGGCCAGAATGACAACTGCCTTCGATGAACGGGAAAAGCTCCTATTCCAGGATTATGACGAAAACTCGGGTACCGGACCGATGGTAGGTATCCCCAGGGCGCTTCTGGTTCACGACCTGGCGCCGCAACTGATCGGATTCCTGAGGGCGCTCGATGCCCGGATACGGTTGTCCCCCAAGACGACCACCAAGATCATCGAACAATCCATCGAACTGGCCTATACCGACAGTTGTTTCCCCGTAAAGCTGCTGCACGGTCACGTGGCGGCTTTGAAGGACAAAACGGATTTCATCCTTTTCCCCAGCGCCATCAGGCTCGGCATCAAGGAAGGCGATGAAAACCAGAAGTATGCCTGCCCCCTGGTTCAGGCATCGCCCTATATCGTGCGCGAAGTACTCGGTCTCGCGGGCAAACTCCTGTCGCCGGTGCTCGATCTAAGCTTGGGCAACGCTGAAGTGATCGACAATCTGACGAAGACCGGCATCACCCTGGGGGCCAGTCCCAAGAAGGCCAGGCAGGCCGCGCTGGCCGGCGTCGCCGCTCAGGCGCGGTTCGAAATGGCCCGGGCGGAACTCGGCGCGCGGGTACTGGCGGATCTGAAAGTAAGCGGCAAACAGGGCGTCGTCCTGTTGACCCGGTCCTACATGTCCGGCGACACGGGCGCCAATCTCGGCATCGCCGAAAAACTGGCTCAGCTGGGTGTCGTGCCCATACCGATCGATTTCCTGCCTCTGGAATCGATCGACGTCAGCGCCTATTCCGACCGGCCGTACTGGTCTTACGAAGGCAAATTCATCGCCGCCTCGGTTCTTATCGCCCGTGATCCCAATCTATACGGGCTGATGCTGACCAACTTCGGATGCGGCCCGAATTCGTTCATCCTGCCGATTCTCGAGGACATCATGGGCTGCAAGCCCATGGGTCAACTGGAGCTGGACGAACATGCCGCCGAGGCTGGTATCGTCACTCGGCTGGAAGCCTTTGTGGATACGATCAAGGGTTATGCCGGGGAGACCCAGCAGGAAGTGCAGCCGGCCGGCATCCGTCGCCGGACCATACCGCTCGACCGTACGACAAAGACCATGCTGATCCCATACATGGCTCCCTTTCTCAAGGTTCTTTCAGGTGTCATCGAGGCCAGCGGCGTCAAGGTCCAGGTATTGCCCGAAACCGACGAACGTAGCCTGGACTATGCCAACCAGCTTACCGCAGGTACAGAATGCCTGCCCTACAGGCTGACGCTGGGGGACTTCCTGAGATTCTGCCATGACCACGGAGATGAAGTGCCAAACTCCGAGTTCATGATGGCCAGCGCCTACGGCCCCTGCCGCTTTGGCAAGTATGCGCTGGAACAGGGTGTAAAGCTCAAACAGGCCGGTTTCGATATACCGGTCCGCTCCACGACTTCCAATAAGGCTTACCACGATATGAACCTGGGCGGGGATTTTCCGCGGCGGGCGGTCAGCGGCATCTTTGCCGCCGACTCGCTGGAAAAATTGCTGTGGCGGAATCGCCCGTACGAAAAAGAAACCGGGGCGGCGGACGCCCTGTTCGATCATTATCTTCAACGCTTTATCGAAGGCGCGCGTCGTAAAGAAGACCTTACCGCCATTCTCCGGAGAGCCGCCCACGAATTTGAATCGATCATCGATCCGGCCCTGCCCCGGAAACCCCTGGTCGGCATCAACGGCGAGATCTACCTGCGGGCCAACCGATTCGCCAACAACGACCTGGTACGGAATTGCGAAGCCGTCGGGTTGGAGGTTTCGGTCTCCCCGATGGGTGAGTGGTTCGAATACATCTTCTACCGTAGCCACGAGGACAATATCAGGTTCCGGCGTTTCCACAAGCTCCTCCAGAGTTATTTCAGGTACCGGTTCGTCGCCGGGGAGAACAAGCGCCATTTCAACGCCATCGATAGCGGCGCGGACGGGTTTCACGCCGAAT is drawn from Dehalogenimonas sp. THU2 and contains these coding sequences:
- a CDS encoding acyl-CoA dehydratase activase, whose protein sequence is MPITPIFKHNVSNMGYYLGLDIGSVNVKLCLVDEEGRVVKRDTEKIASDARSAASALLGRLEQIDSVIGASASGSGKGIIPEEWGWGEHSSPLAVASGVLRDHPDARTIIQIGGQSSLVISLEDGLDKPWKVTSNPLCAAGTGRFLEQQAYRLGITMDELARTALAHEGPVPRIAARCSVFAKSDLIHLQQKGVSLSAMLYALCESIARMIISLKKEPFETPIYLVGGVAANGAVLRALNNLLTTKIGRPVSVAVPQDCLHTEALGAALLSRGHRSEVKPIPAVQQQQRYFETEPLVRHATPAPAELQPVAGACRGYLGIDVGSTSTKAVILDEVSNTIIAKTYLMTAGRPVEAIKQVMANLLQKGAGNVDIAGVGVTGSGRYLIGGFVGADMIKNEITAQTRAAAELDPEADIIEIGGQDSKLVLKRNGVVIDCQMNKACAAGTGSFIDELADMLGVKVINGDFARLAFTAPHTIDLGTRCAAFMSQSITSAQQDGVSLPVITASLANAIAKNYLSKVVAHRKLGQRIILTGAVFYNEAVVAAFRQQLPRHHLMVAEHREVSGAMGAALLARDTSKGDEKSVFKGFQALVESECKLTAFPCYHCGNTCTITQMKLPSGALSFYGSRCDRYDAQTGQARMTTAFDEREKLLFQDYDENSGTGPMVGIPRALLVHDLAPQLIGFLRALDARIRLSPKTTTKIIEQSIELAYTDSCFPVKLLHGHVAALKDKTDFILFPSAIRLGIKEGDENQKYACPLVQASPYIVREVLGLAGKLLSPVLDLSLGNAEVIDNLTKTGITLGASPKKARQAALAGVAAQARFEMARAELGARVLADLKVSGKQGVVLLTRSYMSGDTGANLGIAEKLAQLGVVPIPIDFLPLESIDVSAYSDRPYWSYEGKFIAASVLIARDPNLYGLMLTNFGCGPNSFILPILEDIMGCKPMGQLELDEHAAEAGIVTRLEAFVDTIKGYAGETQQEVQPAGIRRRTIPLDRTTKTMLIPYMAPFLKVLSGVIEASGVKVQVLPETDERSLDYANQLTAGTECLPYRLTLGDFLRFCHDHGDEVPNSEFMMASAYGPCRFGKYALEQGVKLKQAGFDIPVRSTTSNKAYHDMNLGGDFPRRAVSGIFAADSLEKLLWRNRPYEKETGAADALFDHYLQRFIEGARRKEDLTAILRRAAHEFESIIDPALPRKPLVGINGEIYLRANRFANNDLVRNCEAVGLEVSVSPMGEWFEYIFYRSHEDNIRFRRFHKLLQSYFRYRFVAGENKRHFNAIDSGADGFHAESIEDILAKSEKYLSPRCGSEAVVSLGAGINWLENESFAGVISVMPHGCMPGGIVAAMADNFGTLFQKPWISLTYDGILESNNRTRIN